In a single window of the Terriglobus roseus genome:
- a CDS encoding DUF4232 domain-containing protein: protein MLSTVALLAPLVGCSAGSTNAARTAKRAEAQPSPAATVDCSAGDVTLSFDGRNGDYTGMSHDGALLVLRNTSSKTCRVPKRPQITLTDATGKPVAAKANVPPGMHPGPVLVPVALAPGASAQGSLRWVMGPVYDRNTCVDTAHAAITLPGGTVAADLRAHLCGQTGSPMEYEQEWLQLSTAAKEQP from the coding sequence ATGCTCTCGACGGTGGCACTGCTGGCGCCGCTGGTGGGATGTAGTGCAGGTTCCACAAACGCCGCCCGCACCGCGAAACGGGCGGAAGCGCAGCCGTCTCCCGCGGCGACGGTGGACTGTTCCGCCGGTGACGTGACACTGAGTTTCGACGGCCGCAACGGCGACTACACCGGCATGTCCCACGATGGCGCTCTGCTGGTGCTCCGCAACACCAGCTCGAAGACGTGCCGGGTGCCGAAGCGGCCACAAATCACTCTTACGGACGCCACGGGAAAGCCGGTTGCAGCGAAAGCCAACGTCCCGCCCGGCATGCATCCGGGCCCGGTCCTGGTGCCAGTGGCCCTGGCACCAGGAGCATCCGCGCAGGGATCTTTGCGATGGGTGATGGGGCCCGTCTATGACAGGAACACCTGCGTCGACACTGCCCATGCCGCCATTACGCTGCCGGGCGGTACCGTTGCTGCGGATCTTCGCGCACACCTCTGCGGACAGACTGGCTCGCCCATGGAGTATGAGCAGGAGTGGTTGCAGCTGTCGACCGCTGCGAAGGAGCAACCGTAA
- a CDS encoding LpxI family protein, whose amino-acid sequence MEKPIDKLGLIAGNGRFPFLLLDAARARGLHVVVAAIKEETDPEMDMRAAADRGMEVHWMSLGELSRLIETFQKAGVTNAVMAGQVRHKQIFSAIRPDWRLAKLLLSLRTRSTDMLLGAVAKVLSNEGIELISSTAYLEPMLARTGVLTARTPNDAERNDIAYGLTVARGIAGFDLGQTVVIAAGACVAVEAMEGTDATIERAGALMGTVEEEASTLARSLTVVKVAKPKQDLRFDVPVVGVPTIRAMAAAGATCLAVEAGRTLLFDEASMLREADAAGIAVVGESSSGGVANR is encoded by the coding sequence GTGGAGAAGCCGATCGACAAGCTGGGATTGATTGCAGGGAACGGACGCTTTCCGTTTCTGCTGCTGGACGCCGCGCGTGCTCGGGGGCTGCATGTGGTCGTCGCTGCCATCAAGGAAGAGACCGATCCGGAGATGGACATGCGCGCCGCCGCGGACCGCGGGATGGAAGTCCACTGGATGAGTCTGGGCGAATTATCCCGTCTGATTGAAACGTTTCAAAAAGCGGGCGTAACGAACGCTGTAATGGCCGGTCAGGTCCGGCATAAGCAGATCTTTTCTGCCATCCGCCCGGACTGGCGGCTGGCCAAACTGCTGCTGAGTTTGCGCACTCGATCTACGGATATGCTGCTGGGCGCGGTCGCGAAAGTGCTAAGCAACGAGGGAATCGAACTCATCAGCTCCACCGCATATCTTGAGCCGATGCTGGCGCGCACGGGCGTGTTGACCGCGCGCACGCCCAATGATGCCGAGCGCAATGACATCGCCTATGGGCTCACCGTCGCGCGCGGCATCGCCGGCTTCGACCTCGGCCAGACGGTCGTCATCGCAGCGGGCGCATGCGTTGCGGTGGAAGCGATGGAGGGCACGGACGCAACCATCGAACGTGCGGGCGCATTGATGGGGACCGTCGAGGAAGAAGCGTCCACGCTGGCGCGATCATTGACGGTGGTGAAGGTGGCAAAGCCGAAGCAGGATCTACGCTTTGACGTGCCGGTCGTAGGCGTTCCCACCATCCGGGCGATGGCCGCCGCAGGTGCCACGTGTCTTGCGGTAGAGGCTGGGCGCACGCTGCTGTTCGATGAAGCGTCGATGTTGCGTGAGGCCGACGCTGCCGGCATCGCCGTTGTCGGTGAATCGTCCAGCGGCGGTGTAGCAAACCGTTGA
- a CDS encoding peroxiredoxin, with protein sequence MQRAGLWSMVLVAVLAVGATARLAMAAGAGAMLEPGATAPNFTLPSQEDKQVSLSQYKGKWVVLYFYPKDQTAGCTLEAHNFQRDQAMYDKDNAAVLGVSLDTAESHKVFCTKENLTFKLLADPDHKVVDEYGVPVMAMGPMKAAKRVTYLISPAGKVVKVWPDVKVANHSEEVLAAIAEAKAAKS encoded by the coding sequence ATGCAGCGTGCAGGATTGTGGTCGATGGTATTGGTTGCGGTGCTGGCAGTGGGTGCCACCGCGCGTTTGGCAATGGCAGCGGGCGCTGGCGCCATGCTGGAACCGGGCGCAACCGCGCCGAACTTCACACTGCCCTCGCAGGAGGACAAGCAGGTGAGCCTGTCGCAGTACAAGGGCAAGTGGGTCGTTCTGTACTTCTACCCGAAGGATCAGACCGCCGGCTGCACGCTGGAGGCGCATAACTTCCAGCGCGACCAGGCGATGTATGACAAGGACAACGCGGCCGTTCTGGGCGTGAGCCTGGACACGGCCGAAAGCCACAAGGTTTTCTGCACCAAGGAGAACCTCACCTTCAAGCTGCTGGCCGATCCTGACCACAAGGTTGTGGATGAGTATGGCGTGCCGGTGATGGCGATGGGACCGATGAAGGCCGCGAAGCGCGTCACCTACCTGATCTCGCCAGCGGGCAAGGTCGTCAAGGTGTGGCCGGATGTGAAGGTTGCGAACCACAGTGAGGAAGTTCTCGCCGCCATCGCAGAAGCCAAGGCTGCCAAGTCGTAA